The following is a genomic window from Terriglobales bacterium.
ACCGCGCGCTGGCCATCAGCAAGGACCTTCCCGGCGCGCACGTGGCGCTCGGCCTCATCTTGCTGGAATCGGGACGCACCGCCGAAGCGCGCGATGTGCTGCTCGAAGCCCATAAGTTTTTCCCGTATGACGAGGTCGTGATCAACGGACTCGGCGTGATCGCGCTCACCGAGCACAAATACGACGAGGCGATCGGATACTTCCAGCAGACCACGCAGATCGTTCCCAACTTCGCCGACGGCTTCAACAACCTCGGCATGGCCTATCGCGCCGCCGGCCGCGTGCAGGAAGCCATCCCTGTGTTCCAGCGCGCGGTTGCGCTGGCGGCGGAGAACGGCGGATACCATCACAACCTCGCGCTCGCGTTGGCGCAGGCCGGCCGCATGAACGACGCGCTGCCGAGCTTTCAGCGCGCCGCAGAGCTGGCCCCGCAGAACGCGGTCATGCACACCGACCTGGGCGTGGCGCTGGCGCGCCTTGGGCGTTATCCCGAAGCCCGCGCCGAGCTGGAGCGCGCGCTCCAGATCACGCCGTCGTATGCGCCGGCGGTCGCAAATCTGAACTTGCTGAAGCAGGTCGAAGCGCAGCAGGCCCGCCGCTAGCCGCGCGGCGCGGCCTCATCCCTGTGCTAGATTAGAAGTTGGTGTGTGGGCGCGTAGCTCAGCTGGTAGAGCAATGCCCTTTTAAGGCATGGGTCGCAGGTTCGAATCCTGCCGCGCTCACCAGTTCCGATCGCGGAGGACCCTGCCTGGCCCGCTATTCCTTCTTCAGCCCGATTAACCACAAGTAGATCTGGTCCACCTCGTGGATGTCGGTCTCCAGCGCGCTCTGGTCGGCGTATTTGCGGATGTCCGACTCGGGGTGGCGCTGCTTCAGCCGCATCACCACCTGGTATAGCTCCTCCACTTTGGAGTGCATGATTCGGAGATCGGCGACCAGCCGCACCTCGTCAATGTCGAGTGGCCGGCCACTTTGAAGATCTGACGAGCGAAGATTCTGGCGGGCTTCCATGGCGCGAAATATTACCGCAACCAGCGCGGCCCCACCTGTGCAGAACCCCGGAAATGACAGACGCACAGAAATAAGGGCAGCCTGGCGGCTGCCCTTTCAAGGACCTGCGTCGCCGATCTCAGAAGCGGAACGTCGGTCCCAGCGTCATCTTCAGGTTGTGCTGGGCGCCGTTGTCGAAGTAGATCTCGTCGCCGATGTCATAGCGGAACCCAAAGTGCGTCCAGCCGAACTCGATGCCGCCACCGGGATAGAACACGCCGTTGGTGTCACCGGCCGTGACGCTGTTCACGGCGGTGGGGAAGCCGCCCAGCGCACTGCCGCGCGAGACGCTGAAGTTCAGGAACCCGCCCTTCACCGTTCCGAACACGCGGAACGGTCCGATACCGGTCTGGATCTTCGGACCGAACATTCCGTTCAGCAGACGCAGCCGCGAAGTGTTGAACGACGTCGTAAAACCGTTGCTGAACGTGGTGGTGACGTTGCGCTCCGGGTCGTAGGCCATTTCGCCTTCCCAGACGAGGTGGTTGCCGGTATTGAACCCCAACCGTCCGCCCACGCCGACGAAGTTGGCGTCATTGGCGTTCTGCAGCCGGGTATAGTCGGCAAACACGCTGACCTGCCCGTGTTCTTCCGTCTGCGCGAACATCGCGGGTGTGAACAGGACAAACGCCAGCGCGAGTATGAGGGTTCCTGTGGTGCGTTTCATGCGAGCCTCCCAAAATTTCTCCCGAGCAAAGCTGGCACACCGCTGCTTGCATGGCGCCAACTGCGCCGTCGCCAGTGCGACGGCGGACCTGCAAGGGGACACTCGTAGGATGTGCTCAGCGCAGCCCGGGTGGGCTGCGCCAGCCCTCAGGAAATCAGTCAGTTAGGGCGCCTATTCGCTGGGTGAAAAGTAGCCACGGCGGAAGTACACCTGAAGGGGATTCGCCGACGTGCTGGCCTGCACGCGCACGTTGATCTTGCGGTACCTGCCGTCGCGCAGCGGGCGGCTGGGCCGATAGCCGAGCAGGTAGCGGCTGCGCAACTCGGTGCTGATGGCGCGGGCTGCCTCCGGCAGCCTGGAAATGTTGTCCACCACGCAGGTGCGGCCGCCGGTCGCTTCCGTGATGTGGGTCAGCAGGCGCCGTCCGGCGCGGTCCTCGGGCAGGGCGAACAGGGAGTCGTAGATATCGATGGCGTAAATCTCGACGTCGGCTTCCTGCACCAGGGCGCGGATCTCGTCGGCGCGATAGCGGCTGTTGTTGTCGGCGCCGTCGGAGATGATGAGCAGCGCTCTCCGCTTATGCCGCGCCGACCGCGCCTTCTTCACGCCCATGTAGATGGCGTCGAGCAGCGCGGTATGGCCGTCGGGCACGGCCGTGACCAGCTTCGATTCGATGGTGCCGATCGACTGCGTGGTATCGATCAGCAGGCGGGGTTTGTCGTCGAAGGTGATGACGAAGAAGTCGTCATCCGGATTCGAGTTCTTGAAAAATTCCGACACCGCCTCGCGCGCCATGCCGATCTTCTTGCGCATGCTGCGGCTCAGGTCGAGCAGCACGCCCACGGTGAGCGGCGCCTCGTCGCGGGAAAAGTATCGGATCTGCTGCTGCTCGCCGTCTTCCAGCAGGCTGAAGTCTGTTTCCTGAAGGTCGAGCACCGGCCGGTTGCGTATGTCGGTCACCGTGACCGGGATTTCCACCAGGTCAACGTCGATCATCAGCGGCTTGGCGCGAAGGCGAAGCGTTCCCGCCGGACTTGCCGAGGCCGCCTGCCGCGAGGACGGCGCCAGCTCCGGCGCTGGACTGTTTTGCGGAAAGGAGAGGACAGGAGGCAGCAGGAGAAGTGCCGCCAACCGCGCGGCGCCACCAAACCCCC
Proteins encoded in this region:
- a CDS encoding VWA domain-containing protein, with protein sequence MAALLLLPPVLSFPQNSPAPELAPSSRQAASASPAGTLRLRAKPLMIDVDLVEIPVTVTDIRNRPVLDLQETDFSLLEDGEQQQIRYFSRDEAPLTVGVLLDLSRSMRKKIGMAREAVSEFFKNSNPDDDFFVITFDDKPRLLIDTTQSIGTIESKLVTAVPDGHTALLDAIYMGVKKARSARHKRRALLIISDGADNNSRYRADEIRALVQEADVEIYAIDIYDSLFALPEDRAGRRLLTHITEATGGRTCVVDNISRLPEAARAISTELRSRYLLGYRPSRPLRDGRYRKINVRVQASTSANPLQVYFRRGYFSPSE